The following proteins are encoded in a genomic region of Comamonas resistens:
- the asd gene encoding archaetidylserine decarboxylase (Phosphatidylserine decarboxylase is synthesized as a single chain precursor. Generation of the pyruvoyl active site from a Ser is coupled to cleavage of a Gly-Ser bond between the larger (beta) and smaller (alpha chains). It is an integral membrane protein.), translating to MSDRLAVLSQYLLPKQALTALMGKLAQAEAGGLTTAVIRRFIQRYNVNMAEAAEPDPAAYATFNAFFTRALKEGVRPLSAADWICPVDGAISQFGKIQGEQIFQAKGHEYSATALVGGDAALAQQFENGSFATIYLSPRDYHRIHMPCAGKLRRMIYVPGDLFSVNPTTARGVPGLFARNERVVCVFDSAHGPFVLVLVGATIVGSMATVWHGLVNPSRPCHIKSWDYTGAEAVELAQGAEMGRFQLGSTVVMLFPQDARVTFNPQWQPAGPVQLGQVMAEAQRVLD from the coding sequence GTGTCTGATCGACTAGCCGTACTTTCCCAATATCTTTTACCCAAACAGGCGCTGACGGCGCTGATGGGAAAGCTGGCCCAGGCGGAGGCCGGAGGATTGACGACGGCGGTGATTCGCCGCTTCATCCAGCGCTACAACGTCAATATGGCAGAGGCTGCAGAGCCTGATCCAGCCGCCTACGCCACCTTCAATGCCTTTTTCACGCGTGCTCTCAAGGAGGGTGTGCGTCCGCTATCTGCGGCCGACTGGATTTGTCCGGTGGATGGTGCCATCAGCCAGTTCGGCAAGATTCAAGGCGAACAGATCTTCCAGGCCAAGGGGCATGAATACAGTGCAACGGCTCTGGTAGGCGGCGATGCCGCCCTGGCGCAGCAGTTTGAGAATGGCAGCTTTGCCACGATTTATCTGAGTCCGCGGGACTATCACCGCATCCACATGCCTTGCGCAGGCAAGCTGCGTCGCATGATTTATGTGCCCGGCGATCTGTTCTCGGTCAATCCGACGACGGCGCGTGGTGTGCCTGGCCTGTTTGCGCGCAACGAGCGCGTGGTCTGTGTCTTCGACTCGGCCCATGGTCCGTTTGTGCTGGTGCTTGTGGGCGCGACGATTGTGGGCAGCATGGCCACGGTCTGGCATGGCTTGGTCAATCCATCACGCCCTTGTCATATCAAGAGCTGGGATTACACCGGGGCCGAAGCCGTGGAGCTGGCTCAGGGGGCCGAGATGGGCCGCTTTCAACTGGGCTCCACGGTCGTCATGCTTTTCCCACAAGATGCGAGGGTGACGTTCAATCCGCAGTGGCAGCCAGCTGGGCCCGTGCAGCTGGGGCAGGTCATGGCCGAGGCGCAAAGAGTTCTGGATTGA
- a CDS encoding SWIM zinc finger family protein: MSRVLATEAEVLALSPDAASSKAAKGLQSISKWPTTGSNEAAVWGECQGSGSKPYQTQVDLSGPAFKCSCPSRKFPCKHGLALMLLRAAGQVPEAAEPPEWVNAWLGGRQEKAEKKEAKAAAIAAAPPPDPEVLAKQQAKRDDKRWDKVSAGMQELSLWMQDMVRTGLANQAGDAQACQHWYTMAARMVDAQATGMAARIKEAWELVDSHPNWARDLLVQLGHWQLLVEAVERRDSLPAEVKADVMAALGWSMDKVEVQAQGHAVTDRWRVAGMRMIEREGRLLERRVWLQGLQSGRMALMLDYAQGGRGFETAWVQGASYRGTVHFYPGQAALRALAGSDLQRLESGVEASLTSAMLGDSLLQLSQRIAANPVQFAQPLWCAQAGLNYVDGQWFASWPQPQEAGQDHSLAPVPVVVSDDQAWRLLALSGGAPVALFGEWEAGPQIGRWRLLSAWLPAEQGGVVDALSPLIPIWQNRGEML, from the coding sequence GTGTCGCGTGTATTAGCTACGGAAGCAGAAGTGCTGGCTCTGTCGCCAGATGCTGCTTCATCCAAGGCCGCAAAAGGACTGCAGTCCATCAGCAAATGGCCAACCACGGGAAGCAATGAAGCGGCCGTCTGGGGCGAGTGTCAGGGCAGCGGCTCCAAGCCTTATCAGACTCAGGTCGATCTCAGCGGCCCCGCTTTCAAATGCTCGTGTCCCAGCCGCAAATTCCCTTGCAAGCATGGTCTGGCACTGATGCTGTTGCGCGCGGCAGGGCAGGTGCCCGAAGCTGCCGAGCCGCCCGAATGGGTGAACGCATGGCTCGGGGGGCGTCAGGAAAAAGCCGAGAAGAAAGAGGCCAAGGCTGCCGCCATTGCCGCTGCGCCGCCGCCCGATCCTGAAGTGCTGGCCAAGCAGCAGGCCAAGCGTGACGACAAGCGCTGGGACAAGGTGTCGGCCGGCATGCAGGAGCTGTCTTTGTGGATGCAGGATATGGTGCGCACCGGCCTTGCCAACCAGGCGGGTGATGCCCAGGCATGCCAGCACTGGTACACCATGGCCGCGCGCATGGTCGATGCCCAGGCTACCGGCATGGCCGCACGTATCAAGGAGGCCTGGGAACTGGTGGACAGCCACCCGAATTGGGCGCGCGATCTGCTGGTGCAACTGGGCCATTGGCAATTGCTGGTCGAAGCGGTGGAGCGGCGTGATTCTTTGCCCGCCGAAGTCAAGGCCGATGTGATGGCCGCTTTAGGCTGGTCCATGGACAAGGTGGAGGTACAGGCGCAAGGCCATGCCGTGACTGACCGCTGGCGTGTTGCCGGCATGCGCATGATCGAGCGCGAAGGCCGCTTGCTGGAGCGCCGTGTCTGGCTGCAAGGCCTGCAAAGCGGGCGTATGGCGCTGATGCTGGACTATGCACAAGGGGGGCGCGGTTTCGAGACGGCCTGGGTGCAAGGTGCAAGCTACCGCGGGACTGTGCATTTCTATCCCGGCCAGGCTGCCTTGCGTGCACTGGCAGGCAGCGATTTGCAGCGGCTTGAGTCTGGGGTCGAGGCGTCTTTGACATCGGCGATGCTGGGTGATTCGCTGCTGCAGCTGAGCCAGCGCATTGCCGCTAACCCGGTGCAGTTCGCGCAGCCGCTGTGGTGCGCGCAGGCTGGCTTGAACTATGTCGATGGTCAGTGGTTTGCCAGCTGGCCACAGCCGCAGGAAGCAGGCCAGGATCACAGTCTGGCTCCGGTGCCGGTGGTGGTGAGTGACGACCAAGCCTGGCGCCTGCTGGCGCTGAGCGGTGGTGCGCCGGTGGCCTTGTTTGGTGAGTGGGAAGCAGGCCCGCAGATTGGCCGCTGGCGCCTGCTCAGTGCCTGGCTGCCGGCGGAGCAGGGTGGGGTGGTGGATGCGTTGTCGCCCTTGATCCCCATCTGGCAGAACCGGGGTGAGATGTTATGA
- the map gene encoding type I methionyl aminopeptidase, with the protein MSITLKTPEDIERMRIAGRFASDVLDYITPHIKPGITTQQIDDLCAQRMAEQGTKTACLGYQPPGMTPYPAYVCTSVNNVVCHGIPNDKPLKKGDIVNVDVTVITEDGWFGDNSRMFIIGEGSIAAKRLCQLTFEAMWKGIAQVKPGATLGDIGHAIQSFAEGHNLSVVREYCGHGIGKVFHDEPQVLHYGRPGEGVVLEEGMVFTIEPMLNLGKRDIKAMPDGWTVVTKDRSLTAQWELMLAVTKTGYDVLTWSEGSPTPPDFITAIRT; encoded by the coding sequence ATGAGCATCACACTGAAGACCCCCGAAGACATCGAGCGCATGCGCATTGCAGGTCGCTTTGCTTCGGATGTGCTGGACTACATCACCCCTCACATCAAGCCCGGCATCACCACCCAGCAGATCGACGATCTGTGCGCCCAGCGCATGGCCGAGCAAGGCACGAAGACGGCCTGCCTCGGCTATCAGCCGCCAGGCATGACGCCCTACCCGGCCTATGTCTGCACCTCGGTCAACAACGTGGTGTGTCACGGCATTCCCAATGACAAGCCGCTCAAGAAGGGCGATATCGTCAACGTGGACGTGACCGTCATCACCGAAGACGGCTGGTTTGGCGACAACAGCCGCATGTTCATCATCGGCGAAGGCTCGATTGCCGCCAAGCGCCTGTGCCAGCTGACTTTCGAGGCCATGTGGAAGGGCATCGCCCAGGTCAAGCCCGGCGCCACGCTCGGCGATATCGGCCATGCCATTCAATCGTTTGCCGAAGGTCACAACCTGTCGGTGGTGCGCGAATACTGCGGCCACGGCATCGGCAAGGTCTTCCATGACGAGCCCCAGGTGCTGCACTATGGTCGCCCCGGTGAAGGCGTGGTACTGGAAGAAGGCATGGTCTTCACCATCGAGCCCATGCTCAACCTTGGCAAGCGCGATATCAAGGCCATGCCTGACGGCTGGACCGTGGTCACCAAGGACCGCAGCCTGACCGCCCAGTGGGAGCTGATGCTGGCCGTCACCAAGACGGGCTACGACGTGCTGACCTGGTCCGAGGGTTCGCCCACGCCTCCTGACTTCATCACTGCGATCCGTACCTGA
- a CDS encoding [protein-PII] uridylyltransferase produces the protein MTTSAIPTSAVDHASLQQLRDTYREAKTRQTALLKNHTLGRRSIRGVLHHFSELADGLLRTLWQRAEMPADAALLAVGGYGRSQLFPHSDIDVLVLLPQGGAQPDRETASRVEQFISSCWDAGLEIGSSVRSIAECLEEAAQDLTVQTSMLESRRITGSQSLFADFEQQFRAQIDAKAFVAGKLLELRQRHAKYDFTPYALEPNCKESPGGLRDLHTMLWLSKAAGFGSNWRELAANGLITTFEEQQLESNEALLSLIRARLHAVAGRHEDRLVFDLQTAVAETFGYRSTTPEGRKLAMRAGETLMRHYYWAAKAVTQLCQIVRMSIEERLSPRSHTLIPLTERFYEKAGTIEVASDDLYEKDPHAILETFLMYERQEGLTGLSTRTLRALYASRDLMDSAFRRDPVNRETFMKILKQPRGLTHAMRLMNQTSVLGRYLWPFRRIVGQMQHDLFHVYTVDQHILMVLRNMRRFFMAEHAHEYPFCSQLAAGWDKPWILYLAALFHDIGKGRGGDHSIIGAVEVKRFCRAHQIEKADADLVEFLVREHLTMSQVAQKQDLSDPDVIRAFAERVGNERKLTALYLLTVADIRGTSPKVWSAWKGKLLEDTYRLTLRVLGGRAPDAAAEIEARKREALIQLALSAQPFESHKKLWDTLDVSYFMRHEAADIAWHTRHISRHVGAGKPVVRARRSLAGEGLQVLVYAPDQADLFACICGYFDRAGFSILDARVHTANNGYALDTFQVVAPTMQEQYRELMHMVENDLTLTLTRGGPLPTPSHRRLSRRVKSFPFAPRVQLHPDEKAQHWLLSISASDRAGLLYTIARILAQHHISVHLAKISTLGERVEDTFLIEGSELQDNSSQLRIETELLKALAANN, from the coding sequence ATGACGACCTCCGCCATTCCCACATCCGCCGTTGACCACGCATCGCTGCAGCAGTTGCGAGACACCTACCGCGAGGCCAAGACCCGGCAGACCGCACTGCTGAAGAACCATACGCTGGGGCGGCGCAGCATCCGGGGGGTACTGCACCATTTCAGTGAACTGGCCGATGGCCTGCTGCGCACTTTATGGCAGCGCGCCGAAATGCCCGCCGACGCCGCACTGCTGGCCGTGGGAGGCTATGGCCGCTCGCAGCTGTTTCCGCACTCGGATATCGACGTGCTCGTGCTGTTGCCCCAAGGTGGGGCACAGCCCGACCGGGAGACGGCAAGCCGCGTGGAGCAATTCATCAGCAGTTGCTGGGATGCGGGCCTGGAAATTGGCTCCAGCGTGCGCAGCATTGCAGAGTGTCTGGAAGAGGCCGCGCAGGACCTGACAGTGCAGACCTCCATGCTGGAGTCGCGCCGCATCACTGGCAGCCAGTCATTGTTTGCCGACTTCGAGCAACAGTTTCGCGCCCAGATCGATGCCAAGGCCTTTGTCGCAGGCAAACTGCTGGAGCTGCGCCAGCGCCATGCCAAGTACGACTTCACCCCTTATGCGCTGGAGCCCAACTGCAAGGAGTCTCCGGGCGGCCTGCGCGATCTGCACACCATGCTCTGGCTGTCAAAAGCCGCCGGCTTTGGCAGCAATTGGCGCGAACTGGCTGCCAATGGTCTGATCACCACCTTTGAAGAGCAGCAGCTGGAGTCGAACGAGGCACTGCTGAGCCTGATTCGCGCCCGCCTGCATGCCGTGGCGGGTCGCCATGAAGACCGACTGGTGTTTGACTTGCAAACCGCGGTTGCCGAGACTTTTGGCTATCGCTCCACCACGCCAGAGGGCCGCAAGCTGGCCATGCGCGCCGGCGAGACCCTGATGCGCCACTATTACTGGGCCGCCAAGGCCGTGACCCAGTTGTGCCAGATCGTGCGCATGAGCATCGAGGAGCGGCTCAGCCCCCGCTCTCACACGCTGATCCCGCTGACCGAGCGCTTCTACGAAAAGGCGGGAACGATCGAAGTGGCCAGCGACGACCTCTACGAAAAAGATCCACACGCGATTCTCGAAACCTTTCTCATGTACGAGCGGCAGGAAGGACTGACCGGCCTGTCCACCCGTACGCTGCGCGCCCTGTACGCCAGCCGCGACCTGATGGACAGCGCTTTCCGGCGCGACCCGGTCAACCGAGAAACTTTCATGAAGATTCTCAAACAGCCGCGCGGCCTCACCCATGCCATGCGGCTGATGAACCAGACCTCGGTGCTGGGCCGCTATCTGTGGCCGTTTCGCCGCATCGTGGGCCAGATGCAGCATGACCTGTTCCATGTCTACACCGTGGACCAGCATATCCTGATGGTGCTGCGCAATATGCGGCGCTTTTTCATGGCCGAACATGCGCATGAATACCCGTTCTGCTCCCAGCTGGCCGCAGGCTGGGACAAGCCCTGGATTCTGTATCTGGCGGCGCTGTTCCACGACATCGGCAAGGGCCGTGGCGGAGATCACTCCATCATCGGCGCCGTGGAGGTCAAGCGCTTTTGCCGCGCCCACCAGATCGAGAAAGCCGACGCCGACCTGGTCGAATTTCTGGTACGAGAACATCTGACCATGAGCCAGGTGGCACAGAAGCAGGATCTATCCGATCCCGATGTGATTCGCGCCTTTGCCGAACGTGTGGGCAACGAGCGCAAGCTGACGGCCTTGTATCTGCTCACCGTGGCCGACATTCGTGGCACCAGCCCCAAGGTCTGGAGTGCATGGAAGGGCAAGCTGCTGGAGGACACCTACCGCCTGACGCTGCGCGTTCTGGGCGGTCGTGCCCCTGATGCCGCCGCCGAAATCGAGGCCCGCAAGCGCGAAGCCCTGATCCAGCTGGCCCTGTCGGCCCAGCCCTTTGAATCGCACAAAAAGCTCTGGGACACGCTCGATGTCAGCTATTTCATGCGCCATGAAGCCGCCGACATCGCCTGGCATACGCGCCATATCTCGCGCCATGTGGGCGCGGGCAAGCCTGTGGTGCGGGCCCGCCGCTCTCTGGCCGGCGAAGGCTTGCAGGTGCTGGTCTATGCGCCCGATCAAGCCGATCTGTTCGCCTGTATTTGCGGCTACTTTGACCGCGCCGGATTTTCGATTCTGGATGCCCGCGTGCACACGGCCAACAACGGCTATGCGCTGGACACGTTTCAGGTCGTGGCCCCCACCATGCAGGAGCAGTACCGCGAGCTCATGCACATGGTGGAAAACGATCTGACCCTGACTCTGACCAGGGGTGGTCCCCTGCCCACACCCTCCCACCGCCGCCTCTCACGTCGCGTCAAAAGCTTTCCGTTTGCGCCACGCGTGCAACTGCACCCCGACGAAAAAGCCCAGCACTGGCTGCTGTCCATCTCGGCTTCTGACCGCGCAGGCCTGCTCTACACCATTGCCCGCATCCTGGCTCAGCACCACATCAGCGTGCATCTGGCCAAGATCAGCACGTTGGGCGAGCGGGTGGAGGACACTTTCTTGATCGAAGGCTCCGAGCTTCAGGACAATAGCAGCCAGTTGCGCATAGAAACCGAGCTGCTCAAGGCTCTGGCCGCCAATAACTGA
- the purL gene encoding phosphoribosylformylglycinamidine synthase: MTLHLTQFEGGNALSSFRAQQLLTDLVAIHPKITGVSARFVHLVATESTPVPALQERLSALLTYGDPYEGAAEGLAFVITPRLGTISPWASKATDIARNCGLDVFRVERITEYRVALKSGLLGGQPELSAEQTAQIAALLHDRMTESVFATRAEAEQLFSTLQAAPMEFVDVLGGGRAALETANKQWGLALADDEIEYLVNAFNGLQRNPTDVELMMFAQANSEHCRHKIFNANFTIDGVAQEKSLFGMIRNTEQLSPQHTIVAYADNASIMEGHEVERFVAKFSGNAGAASAPSYQKQSATSHVLMKVETHNHPTAISPFPGASTGNGGEIRDEGATGRGSKPKAGLTGFTVSKLWGSEVGKPDHIASPLQIMIEGPLGGAAFNNEFGRPNLTGYFREYEQQVGVGADAITRGYHKPIMIAGGLGVIDSEQTKKILFPAGTLLIQLGGPGMRIGMGGGAASSMASGTNAAELDFDSVQRGNPEIERRAQEVINHCWQQGANNPILAIHDVGAGGISNAFPELTNDAGRGARFDLRAVKLEESGLAPKEIWSNESQERYVMAIAPESLAQFTAFCERERCPFAVIGTATEERQLVLEDTAVESGDQKFPVDMPMEVLLGKPPKMHKDVTTVTRDLPAIDLTGVPLEKAVIEVLAHPTVASKRFLITIGDRAVGGLTHRDQMVGPWQVPVADVAVTLADFKGFKGEAMAMGERTPLAAINAPASGRMAVAEAITNMLAAPIELSKIKMSANWMAACGEPGEDAALYETVKAVGMELCPALNISIPVGKDSLSMRTQWNENGQTKKVTSPVSLIITGFASIDDVRSTLTPQLDAEEEDSTLVLIDLSRGKMRMGGSIIGQVLNQSGNEVPDLDDAKDLIAMVDAVNALRDKGQILAYHDRGDGGLLATVAEMAFAGHVGVALNVDMLITEGDGISDSRMDSGEGKNWGNQVSGRREDLTLRALFNEELGAVLQIRTADRSEVMQTLREHGLATCSHIVGKTRPVSSAVDMGKGELQVWRDAKKVFGATLSDLHQVWDAVSWKIAQQRDNPACADSEHAAAGVPNDPGMHVHLTFDPQDNVAAPFINVAAKPRVAVLREQGVNSHVEMAYAFTEAGFDAVDVHMTDLQTGRAQLKDFAGVVACGGFSYGDTLGAGIGWARSITFNDRLSAEFQQFFGRTDTFGLGVCNGCQMFAELADIIPGAQDWPRFTQNQSNRFEARLSMVEVLESPSLFLQGMAGSRLPIAVAHGEGYANFKFRGNEGQVLKAMRYVDNHGQPTEQYPFNPNGSAGGLTAVTTADGRFTAMMPHPERVFRNVQMSWTSGDKSEFSPWMRVWRNARKWLG, from the coding sequence GTGACATTGCATCTGACACAGTTTGAGGGTGGAAACGCCCTGAGCTCGTTCCGCGCCCAACAGCTTCTGACCGATCTGGTCGCCATCCACCCCAAGATCACAGGCGTGTCCGCGCGCTTTGTGCATTTGGTGGCCACTGAAAGCACACCTGTGCCCGCATTGCAAGAGCGCCTGTCGGCGCTCTTGACTTATGGCGATCCCTACGAAGGCGCCGCAGAGGGTCTGGCTTTTGTGATCACGCCCCGCCTGGGCACGATCTCCCCCTGGGCTTCCAAGGCCACGGACATTGCCCGCAACTGCGGCCTGGATGTATTCCGCGTGGAGCGCATCACCGAGTACCGCGTGGCCCTGAAGTCCGGTCTCCTGGGTGGACAGCCCGAGTTGAGCGCCGAGCAAACCGCACAGATCGCCGCTCTGCTGCACGACCGCATGACCGAATCGGTTTTCGCCACACGTGCCGAGGCCGAGCAGCTGTTCTCCACACTGCAGGCCGCTCCCATGGAGTTTGTCGACGTGCTGGGTGGCGGCCGCGCTGCGCTGGAAACTGCCAACAAACAGTGGGGCCTGGCCCTGGCCGATGACGAGATCGAGTATCTGGTCAACGCCTTCAATGGCCTGCAGCGCAACCCCACCGACGTGGAGCTGATGATGTTCGCCCAGGCGAACTCCGAGCACTGCCGCCACAAGATCTTCAACGCCAACTTCACCATCGACGGCGTAGCGCAGGAAAAATCGCTGTTCGGCATGATCCGCAACACCGAGCAGCTTTCGCCCCAGCACACCATCGTGGCCTATGCCGACAACGCCTCCATCATGGAAGGCCATGAGGTGGAGCGCTTTGTAGCAAAATTCAGTGGTAACGCAGGTGCAGCAAGCGCTCCCAGCTATCAAAAGCAAAGTGCTACCAGCCATGTGCTGATGAAGGTGGAAACGCATAACCACCCCACAGCCATCTCTCCCTTCCCCGGTGCATCGACCGGCAACGGCGGCGAAATCCGTGACGAAGGCGCAACCGGCCGTGGCTCCAAGCCCAAGGCGGGTCTGACGGGTTTCACCGTCTCCAAGCTCTGGGGCAGCGAAGTCGGCAAGCCCGATCACATTGCCAGCCCGCTGCAGATCATGATCGAAGGCCCGCTGGGTGGTGCGGCCTTCAACAACGAATTTGGCCGTCCCAATCTGACTGGTTACTTCCGCGAGTATGAGCAGCAGGTCGGCGTTGGTGCCGACGCTATCACCCGTGGCTACCACAAGCCCATCATGATCGCTGGTGGCCTGGGCGTGATCGACTCCGAGCAGACCAAGAAGATTCTGTTCCCCGCTGGCACTTTGCTGATCCAGCTGGGCGGCCCCGGCATGCGTATCGGCATGGGCGGCGGTGCGGCCAGCTCCATGGCCAGCGGCACCAACGCGGCCGAGCTGGACTTTGACTCGGTGCAGCGCGGCAACCCCGAGATCGAGCGCCGTGCGCAGGAAGTCATCAACCACTGCTGGCAGCAGGGCGCCAACAACCCCATCCTGGCCATTCACGATGTGGGGGCCGGCGGTATCTCCAACGCTTTCCCCGAGCTGACCAACGACGCTGGCCGCGGCGCACGCTTTGATCTGCGCGCCGTCAAGCTGGAAGAGTCCGGCCTGGCACCCAAGGAAATCTGGTCCAACGAATCGCAGGAACGCTATGTGATGGCGATTGCGCCCGAATCGCTGGCGCAGTTCACGGCGTTTTGCGAGCGCGAGCGCTGCCCGTTTGCCGTGATCGGCACGGCCACCGAAGAGCGCCAACTGGTGCTGGAAGACACAGCCGTGGAATCGGGCGACCAGAAGTTCCCCGTGGACATGCCCATGGAGGTGCTGCTGGGCAAGCCGCCCAAGATGCACAAGGACGTAACGACGGTGACGCGCGATCTGCCCGCCATCGACCTGACCGGCGTGCCACTGGAAAAGGCTGTGATTGAAGTGCTGGCCCACCCCACCGTGGCCTCCAAGCGTTTCCTGATCACCATCGGCGACCGTGCCGTGGGTGGCCTGACCCACCGCGACCAGATGGTCGGCCCCTGGCAGGTGCCCGTGGCCGATGTGGCCGTGACCCTGGCCGACTTCAAGGGCTTCAAGGGTGAAGCCATGGCCATGGGCGAGCGCACGCCGCTGGCGGCCATCAACGCGCCCGCCTCGGGCCGCATGGCCGTGGCCGAAGCCATCACCAATATGCTGGCCGCGCCGATCGAGCTGAGCAAGATCAAGATGTCGGCCAACTGGATGGCGGCCTGTGGCGAGCCCGGCGAAGACGCCGCGCTGTACGAGACCGTGAAGGCCGTAGGCATGGAGCTGTGCCCGGCGCTGAACATCTCGATTCCCGTGGGCAAGGATTCGCTGTCCATGCGCACGCAGTGGAACGAGAACGGCCAGACCAAGAAGGTCACCTCGCCCGTCAGCCTGATCATCACCGGCTTTGCCTCCATCGACGATGTGCGCAGCACGCTGACGCCTCAGCTCGATGCCGAGGAAGAAGACAGCACGCTGGTGCTGATCGATCTGTCGCGCGGCAAGATGCGTATGGGTGGCTCCATCATCGGTCAGGTGCTCAACCAAAGCGGCAACGAAGTGCCCGACCTGGACGACGCCAAGGATCTGATTGCCATGGTCGATGCCGTGAATGCACTGCGCGACAAGGGCCAGATCCTGGCCTACCACGACCGTGGTGACGGTGGCCTGCTGGCCACCGTGGCCGAAATGGCTTTTGCCGGCCATGTGGGCGTGGCGCTGAATGTGGACATGCTGATCACCGAAGGCGACGGCATCAGCGACAGCCGCATGGACAGCGGCGAAGGCAAGAACTGGGGTAACCAGGTCTCGGGCCGCCGCGAAGACCTGACCCTGCGTGCACTGTTCAACGAAGAGCTGGGCGCCGTGCTGCAGATCAGGACCGCTGATCGCAGCGAAGTCATGCAGACCTTGCGCGAGCATGGCCTCGCGACCTGCAGCCACATCGTGGGCAAGACTCGCCCCGTGTCGTCTGCTGTCGATATGGGCAAGGGTGAGCTGCAAGTCTGGCGCGATGCCAAGAAGGTGTTTGGCGCAACGCTCTCCGATCTGCATCAGGTCTGGGATGCCGTGAGCTGGAAGATTGCCCAGCAGCGCGACAACCCCGCCTGCGCCGACAGCGAGCACGCTGCCGCTGGCGTGCCGAACGACCCCGGCATGCATGTGCATCTGACGTTCGATCCGCAGGACAATGTGGCTGCGCCTTTCATCAACGTGGCCGCCAAGCCCCGCGTGGCCGTGCTGCGCGAGCAAGGCGTGAACTCCCATGTCGAGATGGCTTATGCCTTCACCGAAGCCGGATTTGACGCAGTGGATGTGCACATGACCGATCTGCAAACCGGCCGTGCGCAGCTCAAGGACTTTGCCGGCGTGGTCGCCTGTGGCGGCTTCAGCTATGGCGACACCCTGGGCGCCGGCATTGGCTGGGCGCGCTCCATCACCTTCAATGATCGCCTGTCGGCCGAGTTCCAGCAGTTCTTTGGCCGCACCGACACCTTTGGTCTGGGGGTGTGCAACGGCTGCCAGATGTTTGCCGAACTGGCCGACATCATTCCCGGTGCACAGGACTGGCCGCGTTTCACCCAGAATCAGAGCAATCGCTTCGAGGCGCGTCTGAGCATGGTGGAAGTGCTGGAGTCGCCCAGCCTGTTCCTGCAAGGCATGGCCGGCTCGCGCCTGCCTATCGCCGTGGCGCACGGCGAGGGCTATGCCAACTTCAAGTTCCGCGGCAATGAAGGCCAGGTGCTGAAGGCCATGCGCTACGTGGACAACCACGGTCAGCCCACCGAGCAGTATCCGTTCAACCCCAACGGCTCTGCCGGCGGCCTGACGGCGGTGACCACGGCCGACGGCCGCTTCACGGCCATGATGCCCCACCCCGAGCGCGTGTTCCGCAACGTGCAGATGAGCTGGACTTCAGGTGACAAGTCCGAATTCAGCCCCTGGATGCGTGTGTGGCGCAATGCGCGCAAGTGGCTGGGCTGA
- the infA gene encoding translation initiation factor IF-1: MAKEELIEMQGSVTEVLPDSRFRVTLDNGHQLIAYTGGKMRKHHIRILAGDKVSLEMSPYDLSKGRITFRHLPNRGPAPTGGSRS; this comes from the coding sequence ATGGCCAAGGAAGAACTGATTGAAATGCAAGGTTCCGTGACGGAAGTCCTGCCTGACTCGCGTTTTCGCGTGACGCTGGACAACGGTCACCAACTGATCGCCTACACGGGCGGCAAGATGCGCAAGCACCACATCCGCATTCTGGCGGGCGACAAGGTTTCGCTGGAAATGTCGCCCTACGATCTGAGCAAGGGCCGCATCACTTTCCGTCACCTGCCCAACCGTGGCCCGGCCCCCACTGGCGGCTCGCGCTCCTAA